The Pseudomonas sp. MPC6 nucleotide sequence GCGCTGCTGCTGCTCACCGCTTGTCGCAGTGATCCTATTCAATTTCACACCCTGGTCCCGACCCAATCGGGCAACCACTCGAAGTCCGCCATGGCGGACATCCAGATCGAAGCGATCAGCGTACCGCCCCAAGTCGATCGCCCGCAGATCGTCATCCGCCAGGGCAACAGTGGCCTGGCGATCCTGGAAAGCCAGTGGTGGGCCGCGAGCCTGGTGGATGAGTTGAGCAGCGCGTTGAAGGATCAACTGGTCAACAGCAATTCCCAACGCAAGATGTCGGTACGCCTCGATGTGCAGCGCTTCGACTCGATTCCCGGGCAGTACGGGCTGATCGACGTCAAATGGCGCCTGCGCAGTCCGGGCGAAAGCGATAGCGCGCTGGTGACGTGCCGCAGCACCTTACAGACGCCTTCAGGGCCGAGCATCGATGATTTGGTGGCGGCCCATCAGAACAACGTCAAACGGCTGGCCGCGCTGATCACCCAGGCCGCGAATGGAACACCAAGAGGTTGCCCGCCCTCCCAGTGACTTGACGATTTTTCTCATCCGGCGCAGGACATTTTCCACGCTTAAACCTGCAAATGATTCGTATTGACCTACAATAATTGACGACCGCCCCGGTCACGTCTGCGTGCACGATTCTAAAAACAGGAGCTGCCCGGCATGACCCCCCCTATCCCGTCTTTTCTTAAACTCGCCGTGCTGACGGCCGCGCTGATGAGCGCCGGCCATGGGTATGCCGCCGATGCCGACGGCATCGTGGTCTACAACGCCCAGCACGAAAGCCTGACCAAAGCCTGGATTGCAGGCTTCACCAAGGAAACCGGGATCAAGGTCACCGTGCGCAATGGTGACGACACCGAGATGGGCAATCAGATCGTGCAGGAAGGCGCGTCCTCCCCGGCGGATGTGTTCCTGACCGAGAACTCCCCGGCCATGGTACTGGTCGACAACGCCGGGCTGTTCGCGCCCGTGGCACCGGCGACCCTTGAACAAGTCGACGCGGCCTACCGTCCGGCCCACGGCAAATGGGTGGCCATTGCCGCGCGCTCCACGGTCTTCGTCTACAACCCGGGCAAACTGCCGGAAGCCGAATTGCCCAAGTCACTGATGGACCTCGCCGGTCCGGACTGGAAGGGCCGCTGGGGCGCTTCGCCGGCCGGCGCCGACTTCCAGGCGATCGTCGCCGCCGTGTTGGCACTCAAGGGTGAAGCCGCGACCCTCGAGTGGTTGAAAGGGATGAAAAGCAACTTTACCGCGTACCGGGGCAACAGTGCCGTGCTCAAGGCGGTCAATGCCGGCCAGATCGACAGCGGCGTGATCTACCACTATTACCGCTTCGGCGACCAGGCCAAGACCGGTGAAAACAGCAAGAACACCGCCCTGCACTACTTCAAGCACCAGGATCCCGGTGCCTTTGTCAGCCTGTCCGGTGGCGGCGTCCTGGCGTCCAGCACACACAAGGATCAGGCTCAGGCCTTCCTCAAGTGGGTGACCGGCACAGACGGCCAGGCCATCCTCAAGACCGGCAATTCGTTCGAATACGCGGTGGGCAAAAACGCCGAATCCAACCCTAAACTGGTGCCTTTGCAGCAGCTTGACGCGCCGAAAGTCGACGCTTCAACACTCGACAGTAAAAAAGCCGTGGAGCTGATGACTCAGGCCGGACTGCTTTAATTGATGCCTGAAACACTACCGGCGGCTGTCGCAGAGGCGATCCCGCCCCATTTACACCGACGCTCCCGTGGTCTTTTTGCGGGACTCGGCGGTGCGTGGGTGATCGGCTTGTCGGTGCTGGTGTCGCTGCTGGCCCTGCTGCCGATCGCTTTTGTCATCGGAGTGTCCTTCGAGACTGGCTGGTCGAGCCTGGTGCCGCTGATCTTCCGGCCACGGGTCGGCGAGTTATTGATCAACACCCTGTTGCTGGTGGTGATCACGATTCCCTTGTGTGTAATGCTCGGCGTGGCCCTGGCCTGGCTCACCGAGCGTACCGATCTGCCGGGGCGGCGCTGCTGGTCGTTGTTGGCCACGGCGCCGCTGGCAGTCCCCGCCTTCGTCCACAGCTATGCCTGGGTCAGCCTGGTGCCACCGATTCACGGCCTGTTTGCCGCCGTTCTGGTGTCGGTGATCGCCTACTTCCCGTTCCTGTACCTGCCCATTGCGGCCTCCCTGCGGCGGATCGACCCGACCATCGAAGATGTCGCAGAGTCTCTGGGGCTCAAGCCCTGGGCGGTATTTTTCCGGGTGGTGCTGCCGCAATTGCGCCTGGCCATCTGCGGCGGCGCCTTGCTGGTGGGGCTGCACCTGCTGGCCGAATATGGCCTGTACGCGATGATCCGCTTCGACACCTTTACCACGGCGATCTTCGATCAGTTCAAGTCAACCTTCAACGGGCCCGCCGCCCATATGCTGGCCGGGGTGCTCGCCTTGTGTTGCCTGGCGATGCTGACCGTCGAATCGGCCGCGCGTGGCCACGCACGCTATGCCCGCGTCGGGTCGGGCAGCCCCCGCGAACAGCGGATCGTGCGCCTGTCTGCCGGGCCAACCGTACTGGCGCTGACCTTGCAGATCGTGACCTGCGCCCTGGCGCTGGGGGTGCCGTTGATCACCTTGGGCAAGTGGCTGATCGCTGGCGGCACGCAAGTCTGGCAATTGTCCGAGCTGCTGCCGGCGCTGCAACAGACCGTGCTCCTGGGCATCAGCGGCGCGCTATTGACCA carries:
- a CDS encoding PqiC family protein, with translation MALPLKITLVAALLLLTACRSDPIQFHTLVPTQSGNHSKSAMADIQIEAISVPPQVDRPQIVIRQGNSGLAILESQWWAASLVDELSSALKDQLVNSNSQRKMSVRLDVQRFDSIPGQYGLIDVKWRLRSPGESDSALVTCRSTLQTPSGPSIDDLVAAHQNNVKRLAALITQAANGTPRGCPPSQ
- a CDS encoding iron ABC transporter permease translates to MPETLPAAVAEAIPPHLHRRSRGLFAGLGGAWVIGLSVLVSLLALLPIAFVIGVSFETGWSSLVPLIFRPRVGELLINTLLLVVITIPLCVMLGVALAWLTERTDLPGRRCWSLLATAPLAVPAFVHSYAWVSLVPPIHGLFAAVLVSVIAYFPFLYLPIAASLRRIDPTIEDVAESLGLKPWAVFFRVVLPQLRLAICGGALLVGLHLLAEYGLYAMIRFDTFTTAIFDQFKSTFNGPAAHMLAGVLALCCLAMLTVESAARGHARYARVGSGSPREQRIVRLSAGPTVLALTLQIVTCALALGVPLITLGKWLIAGGTQVWQLSELLPALQQTVLLGISGALLTTLAAIPIAWLSIRSPGRLQRVLESCNYITSSLPGIVVALALVTLTIQFARPIYQTTITVLLAYLLMFLPRALVSLRAGIAQAPIELENMARSLGRSPARALWLITLRLAAPGVAAGAALVFLAITNELTATLLLAPNGTRTLATGFWALTSEIDYAAAAPYALLMIVLSLPLTGILYHQSKRTAGR
- a CDS encoding iron ABC transporter substrate-binding protein, which produces MTPPIPSFLKLAVLTAALMSAGHGYAADADGIVVYNAQHESLTKAWIAGFTKETGIKVTVRNGDDTEMGNQIVQEGASSPADVFLTENSPAMVLVDNAGLFAPVAPATLEQVDAAYRPAHGKWVAIAARSTVFVYNPGKLPEAELPKSLMDLAGPDWKGRWGASPAGADFQAIVAAVLALKGEAATLEWLKGMKSNFTAYRGNSAVLKAVNAGQIDSGVIYHYYRFGDQAKTGENSKNTALHYFKHQDPGAFVSLSGGGVLASSTHKDQAQAFLKWVTGTDGQAILKTGNSFEYAVGKNAESNPKLVPLQQLDAPKVDASTLDSKKAVELMTQAGLL